One region of Thermodesulfobacteriota bacterium genomic DNA includes:
- a CDS encoding dynamin family protein, producing MNVIGKKYSEIILEEKALLESLVPEIKSTSNEKLERKLNSARDNLENLFSVVFIGEFSTGKSTIINALLGRNILPEGITPTTDKITIIKYGETFEESNDNGNHYIAINEERLKGFFIVDTPGTNVTIEQHEKITQDFIPNADIVFFTIGAERAVTGSEAKLIRFIKEDWLKNIVFLLNKTDIVDDDSELNELIRHTEGELQRIFKIRPFLIPISAKFANNARASSDEELYRRSGIKKVEDYIFKTLGEQERIRMKIKGSSEFAMSLCTETIKAIDNNIQKISTDMVKIGEFENRLTGMKEEIFYNSNQFTERIKTRLLEFKTRGIEFIDDLIRFENVLKLFRKEKIAKEFESRVSLQTVKELEKDLDALVSWTERSARTMMDTSLEFYRNSIQPESTKVSTGFSYDRSLLIDTVRTEIDKRQKQIDPALLGGNLVDSARTAIASVLGVQVGSLAIGAAVISAFSSIIVDITGIIATIAVVATAFAILPRKRRNAMKEFSAKVDTLIKELSSSISSQLERDLDSIKMQILDSLIPLKNFYKIQETKLLQSKNRVEEIGEKFTKINRSVS from the coding sequence ATGAATGTAATTGGTAAGAAATACTCTGAGATTATATTAGAGGAAAAGGCGCTGCTAGAATCCCTTGTTCCGGAAATTAAGTCGACATCAAACGAAAAGCTTGAAAGGAAATTAAACAGCGCGCGCGACAATCTTGAAAACCTCTTCTCAGTAGTTTTCATAGGTGAGTTCAGCACCGGGAAATCGACAATAATAAACGCGCTGTTGGGAAGAAACATCCTTCCGGAAGGAATCACTCCGACCACCGATAAAATAACCATCATCAAATACGGTGAAACATTTGAGGAATCAAATGATAACGGCAACCATTATATTGCGATCAACGAAGAAAGGCTTAAAGGTTTTTTCATCGTAGACACTCCCGGAACAAACGTCACAATAGAACAGCATGAAAAGATAACCCAGGACTTCATACCAAACGCCGATATAGTTTTTTTTACAATAGGAGCAGAAAGAGCCGTAACCGGAAGCGAAGCAAAGCTCATAAGATTCATAAAAGAAGACTGGCTTAAAAATATAGTATTCCTCCTAAATAAGACTGATATAGTAGATGACGACAGTGAACTAAATGAGCTGATACGGCATACGGAGGGTGAACTGCAGAGAATATTCAAGATTAGACCGTTTCTGATACCCATTTCTGCAAAGTTTGCCAATAATGCAAGGGCCTCATCCGATGAAGAACTTTATAGAAGGAGTGGAATAAAAAAGGTTGAAGACTACATTTTCAAGACTCTAGGAGAACAAGAACGGATCAGGATGAAAATAAAGGGATCTTCCGAATTTGCTATGAGTCTATGTACCGAAACAATAAAAGCGATTGATAACAACATTCAAAAGATATCTACTGACATGGTAAAGATCGGCGAGTTCGAAAATAGATTAACAGGAATGAAGGAAGAGATCTTCTATAACTCAAATCAGTTCACGGAGAGGATTAAGACAAGACTCCTTGAATTTAAAACAAGGGGTATAGAGTTTATCGATGATCTAATCCGATTTGAGAATGTGCTTAAACTATTCAGAAAAGAAAAGATCGCAAAGGAATTTGAGTCCAGAGTCTCACTTCAGACCGTAAAGGAGCTGGAAAAAGACCTTGATGCTTTGGTTAGCTGGACAGAGCGATCCGCGAGGACAATGATGGATACATCACTCGAGTTTTATCGCAATTCCATCCAACCAGAATCAACAAAGGTAAGCACTGGCTTTTCTTACGATAGATCACTGCTCATAGACACTGTCAGGACGGAAATCGATAAAAGACAAAAGCAAATCGACCCGGCGCTGCTGGGTGGCAATCTTGTCGACTCCGCAAGAACTGCTATTGCATCGGTTTTGGGAGTTCAAGTAGGATCCCTTGCAATCGGTGCGGCAGTTATCTCAGCATTCTCGTCTATAATTGTCGATATAACAGGGATAATAGCAACGATTGCCGTAGTTGCTACGGCTTTTGCTATACTTCCCAGAAAAAGAAGGAATGCGATGAAGGAGTTTAGCGCTAAAGTAGACACCTTGATTAAGGAATTAAGCTCAAGCATAAGCTCACAGCTTGAGAGAGACCTTGATAGCATAAAAATGCAGATCCTGGATTCTCTGATTCCCCTAAAGAACTTTTATAAAATACAGGAAACAAAACTTCTTCAGTCTAAAAACCGTGTTGAAGAAATAGGTGAAAAGTTCACTAAGATCAATAGG
- a CDS encoding thioredoxin domain-containing protein — translation MNRLAFILLSGILVVLIVLFSSELFTNVTKLHATESKKMGKPNRLMNEKSPYLLQHADNPVDWYPWGDEAFEKARKENKPILLSIGYSTCHWCHVMEHESFEDPEVARLMNETFVSIKVDREERPDIDNIYMTVCQMISRGNCGWPLNIIMTPDNKPFFAATYIPKEARFGRAGMLELIPRLKELWTTQRDEVMKSANQITSALQQGLGSSGQLKGEELDESSLEKAYDQLAGTFDSSNGGIGTAPKFPTPHNYLFLLRYWKRSGNENALAMVEKTLQSMRLGGIYDHVGFGFHRYSTDPNWFVPHFEKMLYDQAMLAMAYIEAYQATGKKDYEQTAREIFTYVLRDMTDPGGGFYSAEDADSEGEEGKFYLWSEREIKQVLGKDDAEFFIKVFNIDEEGNFGEEATGRKTGDNILHLKKPVAEIALSLNISREELNKKIQVAREKLFKVREKRVHPHKDDKVLTDWNGLMIAALAKGSQAFNEPEYSVAAGRAVDFILKNLRDKSGELLHRYRDGESGIRANVTDYAFLVWGLTELYEATFDVNYLKTALELNRELIENFWDEDNGGFYFTSSDVEELIVRQKEINDGAIPSGNSVAMLNLIRLGRITADSVLEQKAAKIGEVFSKVIEQYPSAFTQLLVALDFGIGPSYEVVIAGDTKAHDTGVMLEALRKQFLPNKIVLFRASDKNASDISRFAEYARNHTSLNGKATAYVCLNYECQLPTTNVGKMLELLNVKKARQEKAS, via the coding sequence ATGAACAGGTTAGCCTTTATCCTTTTAAGTGGAATTCTAGTAGTCTTAATCGTATTGTTTTCATCAGAACTATTTACTAATGTAACAAAACTTCACGCGACGGAATCGAAAAAAATGGGAAAGCCAAATCGGCTCATGAATGAAAAGAGTCCATACTTGCTTCAGCATGCGGATAATCCTGTGGATTGGTATCCTTGGGGTGACGAGGCCTTTGAAAAAGCTCGAAAAGAGAATAAGCCGATTCTCCTTTCAATTGGGTACTCAACATGCCATTGGTGTCATGTTATGGAGCACGAATCCTTTGAGGATCCCGAGGTTGCAAGGCTCATGAATGAGACATTTGTTTCAATAAAGGTAGATCGGGAAGAAAGACCTGATATAGATAACATCTATATGACGGTATGTCAGATGATATCGAGAGGTAATTGCGGATGGCCCCTAAACATCATAATGACACCAGACAATAAGCCCTTTTTCGCTGCGACATACATCCCAAAGGAAGCACGCTTTGGCCGTGCCGGGATGCTCGAGCTGATCCCGCGCCTAAAAGAGCTCTGGACTACACAGAGAGATGAGGTCATGAAGTCAGCTAATCAGATAACCTCTGCTCTTCAGCAGGGGTTAGGGAGTTCAGGACAGCTAAAGGGTGAAGAACTTGATGAATCTTCATTGGAAAAAGCATATGATCAGCTTGCGGGTACCTTTGATTCAAGTAATGGGGGAATAGGGACCGCGCCTAAGTTTCCAACTCCGCATAATTATCTTTTCCTGCTTCGTTACTGGAAGCGAAGTGGTAATGAAAATGCATTAGCCATGGTGGAAAAGACCCTTCAATCGATGCGACTTGGTGGTATATACGATCATGTTGGATTTGGATTCCATCGTTATTCCACAGACCCAAATTGGTTTGTTCCACACTTTGAAAAGATGCTCTACGATCAGGCGATGCTTGCCATGGCATATATTGAGGCTTATCAAGCAACCGGCAAAAAGGATTATGAGCAGACCGCTCGTGAAATCTTCACATATGTCCTCAGGGACATGACTGACCCTGGTGGTGGCTTCTATTCGGCCGAGGATGCTGATAGCGAGGGAGAAGAAGGTAAATTTTATCTCTGGAGTGAAAGAGAGATTAAACAAGTATTGGGTAAAGATGATGCCGAATTCTTCATAAAGGTTTTCAATATAGATGAAGAGGGCAATTTCGGTGAGGAGGCAACCGGAAGGAAGACTGGAGACAACATCCTGCATCTAAAAAAGCCTGTAGCTGAAATTGCCCTGTCTCTCAATATTTCTCGAGAGGAACTAAATAAGAAAATTCAGGTGGCAAGAGAGAAGCTGTTTAAGGTCAGAGAGAAAAGGGTTCATCCTCATAAAGACGATAAGGTACTAACTGATTGGAATGGATTGATGATTGCCGCCCTCGCTAAAGGATCACAGGCATTTAATGAGCCAGAGTATTCGGTAGCTGCTGGCCGTGCGGTAGATTTTATACTTAAAAATCTGCGAGATAAGAGTGGCGAATTACTTCATCGGTACAGAGATGGAGAGTCCGGAATAAGGGCAAACGTTACCGATTATGCATTTTTAGTTTGGGGGCTAACTGAGCTATACGAGGCTACCTTTGATGTTAACTATCTTAAAACAGCCTTAGAGCTGAATCGTGAGTTGATCGAAAATTTCTGGGATGAAGATAATGGAGGGTTTTATTTTACCTCAAGCGATGTTGAAGAACTTATTGTTCGTCAGAAGGAAATAAATGATGGTGCAATACCTTCGGGCAATTCTGTCGCAATGCTTAACCTCATCAGACTAGGAAGGATAACTGCCGATTCGGTCCTAGAGCAAAAGGCCGCAAAAATAGGTGAAGTTTTTTCAAAAGTTATCGAACAGTATCCATCAGCTTTTACTCAACTCTTGGTTGCTTTGGATTTCGGGATAGGCCCTTCATACGAAGTTGTGATTGCAGGTGATACCAAAGCTCATGACACCGGTGTCATGTTGGAGGCCCTAAGGAAGCAATTCTTACCCAATAAGATTGTGCTGTTTCGCGCGAGTGATAAGAACGCTTCCGATATTAGCCGTTTCGCAGAATATGCTAGAAATCACACGAGCCTCAATGGAAAAGCAACTGCCTACGTGTGTCTAAACTATGAATGTCAACTTCCAACAACTAATGTGGGGAAGATGCTGGAATTGTTAAACGTAAAAAAAGCTCGACAAGAGAAGGCCTCGTAG
- the mnmG gene encoding tRNA uridine-5-carboxymethylaminomethyl(34) synthesis enzyme MnmG, which yields MTNPYSKSHQIIVIGAGHAGCEAALASARMGCKTLVLTANIDTIGLMSCNPSIGGVGKGHLVKEIDALGGEMGKAADATAIQFRRLNTKKGPAVQATRTQADRQAYKTYMRNALESEKNIDIKQRMVEGFLAKGGKVLGVKTNLGENFFADAVVVTPGTFPNGLIHIGLTKIPAGRAGEAPALGITESFESLGFKMGRLKTGTPPRFDGRTINWEILEIQPGDNCPVPFSSSSNIIERKQLPCYITYTNEKTHDVIRKNLHKSPLYSGQIKGVGPRYCPSIEDKVVKFADKDRHQIFLEPEGINTYEIYPNGISTSLPLDVQYEIVRTIRGLEEVEIMRPGYAVEYDFLDPTQLNNTLESKHISNLFFAGQVNGTTGYEEAASQGLMAGVNAALLVKGEEPLIIDRSEGYIGILLDDLVTKGVDEPYRMFTSRAEYRLILREDNADLRLRGKGHRIGLVRNEAYNKFVEKKEKIENELGRLEKTKVFPNNQVNDLLTQIGSSPLKKPHTLKELLRRPEITYRELSFIDPLSSYFIDSDITAQICMEIKYEGYIKRQFEQVEKFKRIEHVHIPKDFSYETIPGLSNEIVQKLSKIRPSSLGQASRISGITPAAISVLMVYLKQNEIKNLEGYSPRFS from the coding sequence ATGACAAATCCATATTCAAAATCACATCAGATAATAGTCATAGGAGCAGGACACGCAGGTTGTGAAGCCGCTCTCGCTTCCGCCAGAATGGGGTGTAAGACACTTGTACTCACAGCGAATATTGACACAATAGGCCTCATGTCGTGTAACCCTTCTATTGGAGGTGTTGGAAAAGGACATCTTGTAAAGGAGATTGACGCCCTTGGAGGCGAAATGGGAAAGGCGGCCGACGCAACCGCGATTCAATTCAGAAGACTAAATACAAAAAAGGGCCCGGCAGTCCAAGCAACTAGAACTCAAGCAGACAGGCAAGCTTATAAGACGTACATGAGGAATGCCCTAGAATCCGAAAAGAATATAGATATAAAGCAGAGAATGGTGGAAGGATTTCTTGCCAAGGGTGGAAAGGTCTTAGGTGTTAAAACGAATCTCGGTGAGAATTTCTTCGCGGATGCCGTGGTAGTCACTCCCGGAACATTTCCCAACGGACTGATTCACATAGGGCTTACCAAGATACCTGCAGGTCGTGCCGGTGAAGCTCCTGCGCTAGGGATAACCGAATCTTTTGAGAGCCTTGGATTCAAAATGGGCAGGTTAAAGACTGGGACACCCCCTAGATTCGACGGAAGGACCATCAATTGGGAAATTCTAGAGATTCAACCAGGAGATAATTGTCCGGTTCCTTTTTCATCCTCAAGCAATATTATCGAGAGGAAACAGCTCCCGTGCTACATAACCTACACCAACGAAAAAACACATGACGTGATTAGAAAAAACCTCCATAAATCACCTTTGTATTCAGGACAGATTAAGGGAGTCGGTCCTAGATACTGCCCCTCTATAGAGGATAAGGTCGTAAAGTTTGCCGACAAGGACAGACATCAAATATTCCTTGAACCAGAGGGAATAAATACCTATGAAATTTATCCAAACGGTATCTCGACCAGCCTACCGTTGGACGTTCAATACGAAATCGTCCGAACCATTAGAGGTCTCGAAGAAGTAGAAATAATGAGACCCGGTTACGCAGTAGAATATGATTTCTTAGACCCTACACAGCTAAATAATACTCTTGAATCAAAGCACATCTCAAATTTGTTTTTTGCAGGACAAGTAAACGGGACGACTGGTTATGAAGAGGCAGCTTCACAGGGTCTTATGGCTGGTGTAAACGCAGCCCTTCTTGTAAAAGGAGAAGAACCATTAATTATCGATCGATCGGAAGGTTACATCGGAATCTTACTAGACGACCTGGTTACAAAAGGTGTTGACGAGCCATACAGAATGTTTACTTCACGGGCTGAGTATCGTCTAATTCTGAGAGAAGATAACGCAGATTTAAGGCTCAGGGGAAAGGGTCATCGCATTGGTCTAGTTAGGAATGAAGCGTACAATAAATTCGTTGAGAAAAAAGAAAAGATCGAAAATGAACTAGGCAGGTTGGAAAAAACAAAGGTCTTTCCTAACAATCAGGTCAATGATCTGCTTACACAAATTGGATCTTCACCTTTGAAAAAGCCACACACGTTAAAAGAATTACTTAGACGACCGGAAATTACATACAGAGAACTCAGCTTCATAGATCCTCTCTCAAGTTACTTTATAGACAGTGATATAACAGCACAGATATGTATGGAGATTAAATACGAAGGCTACATAAAAAGGCAGTTCGAACAGGTGGAAAAATTCAAGAGGATCGAACATGTTCATATTCCAAAAGACTTTTCCTATGAAACCATCCCGGGGCTTTCAAATGAGATTGTTCAGAAACTCTCGAAAATCCGTCCATCATCTCTCGGGCAAGCAAGCAGGATTTCAGGTATAACACCTGCTGCTATTTCTGTCCTTATGGTTTATTTAAAGCAAAATGAGATTAAGAATTTAGAGGGTTATTCTCCAAGATTTTCTTGA